From a single Streptomyces misionensis genomic region:
- a CDS encoding PIN domain-containing protein, whose translation MNIPYLYDAGALIAIDNDDRRMWARHSLALEDGRDIHIPSIVVSQAWRDSRRQVRLGKFLAGCHVVPVGIETAKAAGILCGKAGTSDIVDATVVTMAASLGAIIWTSDPDDIRSLIDAQDIKPATVIRTV comes from the coding sequence GTGAACATCCCCTACCTGTACGACGCCGGGGCGCTCATCGCCATCGACAACGACGACCGACGCATGTGGGCCCGCCACAGCCTGGCCCTCGAAGACGGCCGGGACATCCACATCCCCTCCATCGTCGTCAGCCAGGCATGGCGGGACTCCCGCCGCCAGGTCAGACTCGGCAAGTTCCTCGCCGGGTGCCACGTCGTACCCGTCGGCATCGAAACCGCCAAAGCTGCAGGCATCCTCTGCGGCAAGGCCGGCACCTCCGACATCGTCGACGCCACCGTCGTGACCATGGCAGCCAGCCTCGGCGCCATCATCTGGACCTCGGACCCAGACGACATCCGCAGCCTGATCGACGCCCAGGACATCAAACCGGCCACTGTAATCCGCACCGTCTGA